From the Streptobacillus felis genome, one window contains:
- a CDS encoding DUF3021 domain-containing protein — MYKIIKNIFLNGLIGIGIGTSIAFMFSKDRLLLADPEFISKFPNEMYATKVSLILFAIIGITSGLSSEIYKLENISLYKKTIYHFISTFFTVSSIGYYFGWFKAENFIFFIIIFIIIYLIIWIFSYIYQIKEIERINKKLK; from the coding sequence ATGTATAAAATAATAAAAAATATATTTCTTAACGGATTAATAGGTATAGGTATAGGTACTTCAATTGCTTTTATGTTTTCTAAAGATAGATTGTTACTTGCAGATCCAGAATTTATTAGCAAGTTTCCAAATGAAATGTATGCAACAAAAGTTTCACTAATATTATTTGCAATAATAGGTATTACGTCAGGTCTTTCTTCTGAAATATATAAATTAGAAAACATTTCATTATATAAAAAAACTATTTATCACTTTATTTCAACTTTTTTTACTGTTTCTAGTATTGGATATTATTTTGGTTGGTTTAAAGCTGAAAATTTTATATTTTTCATAATAATTTTCATAATTATATACTTAATTATATGGATATTTAGCTACATATACCAAATAAAAGAAATAGAAAGAATTAATAAAAAATTGAAGTAG
- a CDS encoding LytTR family DNA-binding domain-containing protein, which translates to MKIKINIDESIKETNIVINTNKIDKEIENLIKLLETENKNKFIGIKNDKKYLIEKRDIIRFYAQDKKVYLTTKKDEYIVKYKIYELEEMLNPKEFIRISNSEIIAINEIKKLNLNFFGSIQLETKTGITTTVSRSYLKNFKNSIGL; encoded by the coding sequence ATGAAAATAAAGATAAATATTGATGAAAGTATAAAAGAAACTAACATAGTTATAAATACAAATAAAATAGATAAAGAAATTGAAAATTTAATTAAATTATTAGAAACAGAAAATAAAAATAAATTTATAGGTATAAAAAATGATAAAAAATATTTAATAGAAAAAAGAGATATAATTAGATTTTATGCACAAGATAAAAAAGTTTATTTAACAACAAAAAAAGATGAGTATATAGTAAAATACAAAATATATGAATTAGAAGAGATGTTAAATCCAAAAGAATTCATAAGAATTTCTAATTCAGAAATTATAGCAATAAATGAAATAAAAAAATTAAATTTAAATTTTTTTGGTAGTATACAACTTGAAACTAAAACAGGTATAACAACAACAGTTTCAAGATCATATTTAAAAAATTTCAAAAACTCAATAGGATTATAG
- a CDS encoding TraX family protein: protein MNRYEKNCKISFSATELKLIAIIAMTIDHITWLMYPGLSKELVPIIMHIIGRLTAPIMWYFIAEGCYYTKDIKKYFIRLFFFALISHFAFCFGLGVPYNVMDGSLFNKTSVMFPLSMAVLLIWIFKEDKFKNITKYICIFILCLITFVADWSSIALMIPFLLYMHRDNKKQQIKDYLIWINVYSMIYILFIDKFYGILQFATLFSLFFLLKYDGTRGKEIGSKWLFYYYYPVHLVVIGVFRIYMYGNISLVL from the coding sequence GTGAATAGATATGAAAAAAATTGTAAAATAAGTTTTTCGGCTACAGAATTAAAGCTTATTGCAATTATTGCAATGACTATAGATCATATTACTTGGTTAATGTATCCGGGGTTATCTAAGGAATTAGTTCCTATAATTATGCATATCATAGGTAGACTTACTGCTCCCATAATGTGGTATTTTATTGCTGAAGGATGTTATTATACTAAGGATATTAAAAAGTATTTTATTAGATTATTTTTTTTTGCATTAATAAGTCACTTTGCTTTTTGTTTTGGACTTGGAGTACCGTATAATGTCATGGATGGAAGTTTATTTAATAAAACTAGTGTTATGTTTCCTTTATCAATGGCAGTACTTTTAATTTGGATATTTAAGGAAGATAAATTTAAAAATATTACTAAATATATATGTATATTTATTCTTTGTTTAATAACTTTTGTTGCAGACTGGTCTTCAATTGCACTTATGATTCCTTTTTTACTATACATGCATAGAGATAATAAAAAGCAACAAATTAAGGATTATTTAATATGGATTAATGTTTATTCTATGATATATATATTATTTATTGATAAATTCTATGGAATACTACAGTTTGCTACTCTATTTTCTCTATTTTTCTTGTTAAAATATGATGGAACTAGAGGTAAGGAAATAGGAAGTAAATGGTTGTTCTATTACTATTATCCAGTACATTTAGTAGTAATAGGTGTTTTTAGAATATATATGTATGGAAATATTTCTTTAGTTCTATAA
- a CDS encoding M3 family oligoendopeptidase, protein MVFKDFEYKRVDIEELKSIYNRIKEDLEKSESSEKAAELYLELDELNKKFGTNYSLAYIRNSIDTTDEFYAAEKAFYDENLPLVSEFSNELGIAFANSKFRPELEERFGKLAFQKIDLDLKIFKNEIVEDLQEENKLTTEYVKLTSSAKIMFDGEERNLSEMVPYTQNIDREVRKEAVIAVGKFFEENMEEYDRIYDSMVKVRDRIAKKLGYENFVEVGYLRMGRLDYNAKDVANYRKQIKESVVPLYVELRKKQEKRIKVDKLKYYDEGMSFLTGNPTPKGDREWMVDKAKTMYKELSPETHEFFSKMVEQELLDLDSKKGKQGGGYCTSLDSYNMPFIFANFNGTAHDVEVLTHEAGHAFQSYQTMRNVDISAYYWPTSESAEIHSMSMEFLTWPWMESFFKEDIDKFKYHHLSGAFLFIPYGALVDEFQHYVYENPNVTPEDRRMKWLELEKEYLPTRDYDGIESYEKGLFWFKQGHIFEMPFYYIDYTLAQVIALQMWKLNGENKELAWEKYMRLCNLGGSKTFLGLLEDVKLDNPFESGSISKIIPPVKAFLETINDENL, encoded by the coding sequence ATGGTTTTTAAAGATTTTGAATACAAAAGGGTTGATATTGAGGAATTAAAAAGCATATACAATAGAATTAAAGAAGATTTAGAAAAATCAGAAAGTTCTGAAAAAGCTGCAGAATTGTACTTAGAATTAGATGAATTAAATAAAAAGTTTGGTACAAATTATTCATTAGCATATATCAGAAATAGTATAGATACTACTGATGAATTTTATGCAGCGGAAAAAGCATTTTATGATGAAAATTTACCTTTAGTTTCTGAATTTAGTAATGAATTAGGTATAGCATTTGCTAATTCTAAATTTAGACCAGAACTTGAAGAAAGATTTGGTAAATTAGCATTTCAAAAAATAGATTTAGATCTTAAAATATTCAAAAATGAAATAGTAGAAGATTTACAAGAAGAGAACAAGTTAACTACAGAGTATGTTAAATTAACTTCTAGTGCTAAAATAATGTTTGATGGAGAAGAAAGAAATCTTTCTGAAATGGTTCCATACACTCAAAATATAGATAGAGAAGTTAGAAAAGAAGCTGTAATTGCAGTTGGTAAATTCTTTGAAGAAAATATGGAAGAATATGATAGAATATATGATTCTATGGTAAAAGTTAGAGATAGAATTGCTAAAAAACTTGGATATGAAAACTTTGTTGAAGTTGGATATTTAAGAATGGGTAGATTAGATTACAATGCAAAAGATGTTGCAAATTATAGAAAACAAATAAAAGAAAGTGTTGTACCTCTATATGTTGAATTAAGAAAAAAACAAGAAAAAAGAATTAAAGTTGATAAATTAAAATATTATGATGAAGGTATGTCTTTCTTAACTGGAAACCCTACTCCTAAAGGAGATAGAGAATGGATGGTAGATAAAGCTAAAACTATGTATAAAGAATTATCACCTGAAACTCATGAATTCTTTTCTAAAATGGTAGAACAAGAATTGCTTGATTTAGATAGTAAAAAAGGTAAACAAGGTGGAGGATACTGTACATCACTTGATTCATACAATATGCCATTTATTTTTGCTAACTTTAATGGAACTGCGCATGATGTTGAAGTATTAACACATGAAGCAGGTCATGCTTTCCAATCATATCAAACAATGAGAAATGTTGATATATCAGCATATTATTGGCCAACTTCAGAATCTGCAGAAATTCATTCTATGAGTATGGAATTTTTAACTTGGCCATGGATGGAATCATTCTTCAAAGAAGATATAGATAAATTTAAATATCATCATTTAAGTGGAGCATTTTTATTCATACCTTATGGTGCATTAGTTGATGAATTCCAACACTATGTATATGAAAATCCAAATGTAACACCTGAAGATAGAAGAATGAAATGGTTAGAACTTGAAAAAGAATACTTACCAACTAGAGATTATGATGGTATAGAATCTTATGAAAAAGGATTGTTCTGGTTCAAACAAGGACATATATTTGAAATGCCTTTCTATTACATTGACTATACTTTAGCTCAAGTTATAGCATTACAAATGTGGAAATTAAATGGAGAAAATAAAGAACTTGCTTGGGAAAAATACATGAGACTATGTAATTTAGGTGGTTCTAAAACTTTCTTAGGATTATTAGAAGATGTAAAACTTGATAATCCATTTGAAAGTGGAAGTATATCTAAAATTATACCTCCAGTAAAAGCTTTCTTAGAAACTATTAATGATGAAAATCTATAA
- the ucpA gene encoding SDR family oxidoreductase UcpA yields the protein MKKLENKVVVVTGAAMGNGFGIAKVMGKYGAKLVLTDIAPLDDAVNELKKLGYEAMGIHMDVSNSYEVKNGIEKVIEKYGRIDTLVNNAGIIRLGSLLETSDEIRDFHFNVNINGVWNVTKAVMPYMQKEGYGRIVNLSSVTGFMVVDKGECAYATTKAAIMGFTRAVAREAAEYNITCNAILPGYILTPMAEQIANESNPSNPDSVIDGIASAVPLGRLGTIEEVGEVAAFLGSDESSYITGTPIVIDGGSTLPETVSVGV from the coding sequence ATGAAAAAATTAGAAAACAAAGTAGTAGTTGTAACTGGTGCAGCAATGGGAAATGGATTTGGTATTGCAAAAGTAATGGGTAAATATGGAGCAAAACTTGTATTAACTGATATAGCCCCTTTAGATGATGCTGTTAATGAACTAAAAAAATTAGGGTATGAAGCTATGGGTATACATATGGATGTTAGTAATTCTTATGAGGTAAAAAATGGTATAGAAAAGGTTATTGAAAAATATGGAAGAATAGATACTTTAGTTAATAATGCAGGTATTATTAGATTAGGAAGTTTATTAGAAACTAGTGATGAAATTAGAGATTTTCATTTTAATGTAAATATTAATGGTGTATGGAATGTTACTAAAGCTGTAATGCCATATATGCAAAAAGAAGGTTATGGAAGAATAGTTAATTTATCATCTGTAACTGGATTTATGGTTGTTGATAAAGGAGAATGTGCTTATGCTACAACTAAGGCTGCAATTATGGGATTTACAAGAGCTGTTGCAAGAGAAGCTGCAGAATACAATATCACATGTAATGCTATACTTCCAGGATATATATTGACACCTATGGCAGAACAAATAGCAAATGAATCTAATCCTTCTAATCCAGATTCAGTTATAGATGGTATTGCAAGTGCTGTACCTTTAGGTCGTTTAGGAACTATAGAAGAAGTTGGAGAAGTTGCAGCTTTTTTAGGTTCTGATGAATCTTCATATATTACAGGTACTCCTATAGTAATAGATGGAGGAAGTACATTACCTGAAACTGTGTCAGTAGGGGTATAG
- the dapD gene encoding 2,3,4,5-tetrahydropyridine-2,6-dicarboxylate N-acetyltransferase, which yields MTELERSKEIISFIANSTRKTPVKLYTDEDIKGEYDVKIIGKEIKIIIGNWDEVEKLIKENDLKNYHLESDRRNSAVPMLDIKNIDARIEPGAIIRDKVIIESKAVIMMGAVINIGAKIGEGTMIDMNAVLGGRATVGKNCHIGAGTVLAGVIEPPSADPVVIEDNVVIGANAVVLEGVRVGANSVVAAGAVVTENVPSGVVVAGMPAKVIKVIDDKTKSKTEIVEELRK from the coding sequence ATGACAGAATTAGAAAGATCAAAAGAGATAATAAGCTTTATAGCTAATTCAACAAGAAAAACACCTGTTAAACTTTATACGGATGAAGATATAAAGGGTGAATATGATGTTAAAATAATAGGGAAAGAAATAAAAATAATAATAGGTAACTGGGATGAAGTTGAAAAACTTATTAAGGAAAATGATTTGAAAAATTATCATTTAGAAAGTGATAGAAGAAATTCCGCAGTACCAATGTTAGATATAAAAAATATTGACGCTAGAATAGAACCAGGTGCAATTATTAGAGATAAAGTAATAATTGAAAGTAAGGCAGTAATTATGATGGGTGCTGTTATAAATATAGGTGCTAAAATTGGAGAAGGTACTATGATAGATATGAATGCAGTACTTGGAGGAAGAGCAACTGTAGGTAAAAATTGTCATATAGGAGCAGGAACAGTTTTAGCAGGAGTAATTGAACCACCTTCAGCAGACCCTGTAGTTATAGAAGATAACGTTGTTATTGGAGCTAATGCTGTAGTTTTAGAAGGAGTTAGAGTAGGTGCAAATTCTGTTGTTGCAGCAGGAGCGGTTGTAACTGAAAATGTTCCAAGTGGTGTAGTAGTTGCTGGTATGCCAGCTAAAGTAATAAAAGTTATAGATGATAAAACTAAATCTAAGACAGAGATTGTAGAAGAATTAAGAAAATAA